In Thermodesulfobacteriota bacterium, a single genomic region encodes these proteins:
- a CDS encoding cytochrome c — translation CHQANGQGLPGAFPPLVGSEWVINDPETPIRIVLHGLQGPIEVKGTIYNNVMPEWGSKLSNEEIAAVLTYVRTSWGNNAGEITPNMVNEVRKGTADRTTPWTADELQQLKGLSK, via the coding sequence CCTGCCACCAGGCAAACGGACAGGGACTCCCAGGCGCATTCCCACCACTGGTCGGTTCCGAATGGGTAATAAATGACCCGGAGACCCCGATAAGGATTGTGCTTCACGGCCTTCAGGGACCTATAGAGGTAAAGGGCACGATCTACAACAACGTCATGCCTGAATGGGGCTCCAAGCTTTCAAACGAAGAGATCGCTGCCGTTCTGACCTATGTAAGAACAAGCTGGGGAAATAACGCTGGGGAAATTACGCCAAACATGGTAAACGAAGTTCGCAAAGGAACTGCCGACCGTACCACTCCCTGGACAGCCGATGAATTGCAACAATTGAAGGGGCTAAGCAAATAA